Proteins encoded in a region of the Mycobacterium branderi genome:
- a CDS encoding mammalian cell entry protein, whose amino-acid sequence MSPRRRVQPGEQPLLPQGMPKTSLWSRMSLRQWKLPRQWWKPSRQWVMPLAMTLAVLVAAGAITASSFILVNHRKHHELAMKEVDVLGFARSFMTSFTSLDPFHANAYVDRILANGTGDFAKQYRDKVNEVLLNVAQAEPTKGTALDAGVERWNDDGSASVLVATEVTYKTPDGKQTIESTNRWVLTAQREGDQWKISSLQQVI is encoded by the coding sequence ATGAGCCCGCGCCGCCGAGTTCAGCCCGGTGAACAGCCACTGTTACCGCAGGGGATGCCGAAAACTTCGCTGTGGTCGCGGATGTCGTTGCGGCAGTGGAAGTTACCGCGGCAGTGGTGGAAGCCGTCCCGGCAGTGGGTCATGCCCCTGGCGATGACCCTCGCCGTATTGGTCGCGGCGGGCGCGATCACCGCGTCGTCGTTCATCCTGGTCAACCATCGCAAACATCACGAGTTGGCGATGAAAGAAGTCGACGTCCTGGGATTTGCCCGATCGTTCATGACGTCATTCACGTCGCTGGATCCGTTCCACGCCAACGCCTACGTCGACCGGATATTGGCCAACGGCACAGGCGATTTCGCCAAGCAATACCGAGACAAGGTCAACGAGGTCCTCCTCAACGTCGCGCAGGCGGAGCCGACGAAAGGCACCGCTCTGGATGCCGGGGTGGAACGGTGGAACGACGACGGCAGCGCAAGCGTGCTGGTGGCTACCGAAGTTACCTACAAGACTCCCGACGGAAAGCAAACAATCGAGAGCACAAATCGTTGGGTGTTAACCGCTCAGCGGGAAGGCGACCAGTGGAAGATCAGCAGCCTGCAGCAGGTGATCTGA
- a CDS encoding RDD family protein: MTAVVAETDITPAVETALPNSLAHWHIRAAAFIVDVLPGVAVVATMTLGSLAVPVRGAWWSLCIAVAATAILLTLINRTVWPANRGWSLGRALMGITVVRRDGGSAGVGRLLLRDFAHLLDTISVFVGWLWPLWDSRRRTFADLLLRTEVRRVDADQRPAIARRLAAIVVATAAALCAGGAALSFTVVFMNERASDQTRAAVQAQGPKIVAEMLTYDPKTLQQDFARARSLTTDKYRDRLAKQQEVVQKGQPVVNEYWVTNSAVKSATPDRAEMLLFLQGHRGGEQQQRFITATVRVTFAKGPDARWLVDDLTVVTKPKPAKGQK; the protein is encoded by the coding sequence GTGACGGCGGTGGTCGCCGAGACCGACATCACGCCGGCAGTCGAAACGGCGCTGCCGAATAGCCTGGCGCACTGGCATATCCGCGCCGCTGCGTTCATCGTCGATGTATTGCCCGGCGTCGCCGTGGTGGCGACGATGACGTTGGGATCGTTGGCGGTGCCGGTACGCGGCGCGTGGTGGTCGCTGTGTATTGCCGTTGCGGCGACCGCGATACTGCTGACGCTGATAAACCGGACGGTGTGGCCGGCGAATCGCGGTTGGAGCCTGGGCCGCGCCTTGATGGGAATCACCGTCGTACGCCGCGACGGGGGTTCCGCCGGGGTGGGGCGGCTGCTGCTGAGGGACTTCGCCCACCTGTTGGACACCATCTCGGTGTTCGTGGGTTGGCTTTGGCCGCTGTGGGATTCGCGGCGACGGACGTTTGCCGACCTGCTGCTGCGCACCGAGGTGCGCCGCGTCGATGCGGATCAGCGGCCCGCTATCGCCCGTCGGCTTGCCGCAATCGTCGTGGCGACCGCGGCGGCGCTGTGCGCGGGTGGTGCCGCGTTGAGCTTCACGGTGGTGTTTATGAACGAGCGGGCCTCCGACCAGACGCGCGCCGCCGTCCAGGCGCAGGGGCCGAAGATCGTCGCCGAGATGCTGACCTACGACCCGAAAACTCTGCAACAGGACTTCGCGCGGGCGCGATCGCTGACGACGGACAAATACCGCGACCGGCTCGCCAAACAGCAAGAGGTAGTGCAAAAGGGCCAACCTGTGGTCAACGAGTATTGGGTGACCAACAGCGCGGTCAAGTCCGCGACACCGGATCGGGCGGAGATGCTGTTGTTTCTGCAGGGTCATCGCGGCGGTGAGCAACAGCAGCGATTCATCACCGCCACCGTCCGGGTTACGTTCGCCAAGGGCCCAGATGCGCGGTGGCTCGTCGACGACCTGACCGTGGTGACCAAACCCAAACCAGCCAAGGGTCAAAAATGA